A single window of Xylocopilactobacillus apicola DNA harbors:
- a CDS encoding metal-sulfur cluster assembly factor: MSEEKLTQEQQDEHIKKSILAALENVIDPELGVDIINLGLVYRIDLDDNGTCKILMTLTTIGCPLTIELQDMIKTELMEIPEVKDVSIELTFDPPWSMERLSRYAKIALGLA, translated from the coding sequence ATGAGCGAAGAAAAGCTAACGCAGGAACAACAAGATGAGCATATTAAAAAATCAATTCTTGCTGCGTTAGAAAACGTCATCGACCCCGAACTTGGAGTGGATATCATAAATTTAGGACTGGTTTATCGGATTGATCTTGACGACAATGGAACTTGCAAAATCTTAATGACCCTGACTACAATCGGATGTCCGCTAACGATTGAACTGCAAGACATGATTAAAACCGAATTGATGGAAATCCCAGAAGTTAAAGATGTATCGATCGAATTAACATTTGATCCACCTTGGTCGATGGAGCGACTCTCACGTTATGCTAAAATTGCTTTAGGACTAGCTTAA
- the recO gene encoding DNA repair protein RecO — protein sequence MDEFNGIVFYRRKYREHDLLIKMLTDDFGKHTFFVGHAHQRRYHLNYGLQDFTAGSYAGRISNHGFSFINEVNSADLYSSIYSDLDKSSYVQYIFSLIDSAFEDNLVIPAWFRVLKSTLNQIEKNANPETMSHAFELKLLSSFGVNFNFFSCAVCGREDLPLDLSFKFNGMLCQNHQDQDKFRFHLDQRMVKCLQVLTVGSIESLSKMQIDPKNMKVLRNTCDEIYSNYIGIYPKTKSFIDKLNNES from the coding sequence ATGGATGAATTTAACGGGATTGTTTTTTACCGTAGGAAATATCGTGAACATGACTTGCTGATCAAAATGTTAACTGATGACTTTGGTAAACATACTTTTTTTGTCGGTCATGCGCATCAAAGACGTTATCACTTAAATTATGGTTTGCAAGATTTTACCGCAGGTAGTTATGCCGGACGCATTTCTAACCACGGATTTTCGTTTATTAATGAAGTTAATTCGGCTGATTTATACTCATCAATTTATTCCGATCTTGACAAGAGCTCTTACGTTCAATATATTTTCTCCTTAATTGACAGTGCTTTTGAAGATAACTTAGTCATCCCTGCCTGGTTTCGAGTTTTAAAGAGTACTCTTAATCAAATTGAGAAAAATGCTAACCCTGAAACAATGAGTCATGCATTTGAACTGAAACTACTATCATCTTTTGGAGTGAATTTTAATTTTTTTTCCTGTGCAGTGTGCGGGCGTGAAGATTTACCACTTGATTTGTCATTTAAGTTTAATGGGATGCTTTGCCAAAATCATCAAGATCAAGATAAATTTCGATTTCATCTTGATCAAAGAATGGTAAAGTGTTTACAGGTTCTGACTGTTGGTTCAATTGAATCATTGTCAAAAATGCAAATCGATCCAAAAAACATGAAAGTTTTGCGTAATACATGTGATGAAATTTACAGTAATTATATTGGAATTTATCCTAAAACAAAATCATTTATAGATAAATTGAACAATGAATCGTAA
- the dnaG gene encoding DNA primase: protein MAQRIPTEIINDIQQRASIVDVIGQYVQLKKQGANYFGLCPFQNEKTPSFSVSEDKKIFHCFSCGRGGSVFSFMMMIDNLNFVEAVAKVAQISGIPFDSYRYQTHSSKERINEPVTKVLSFARDFYHHILEHTELGRPALDYLEQRQIEKETIEHFRLGYAPDNNLLAESLQQNNDFNTQSILESNIVSGTDSDLYDYFKDRLMIPITDDSGNIVGFGGRALHQQDIKEPRYLNSKQSDVFNKGNLLFNLSAAKQEISLVHEVILLEGYFDVISAWQAGVKNIVASMGTSFTKHQLGLLNKVANRVVLVYDGDDAGKAAIDKAIDNLNNQHNLEVLVAPIPGGLDPDEYIKKYGSDSFKKLVNKDRVSKYRFRLDYYQEGIDLKNEQELLKFIDRILNKFVDLKDDLVQKELYLKELAQISGISLLNLQNQFNQHVVKKQGKTRIIRSLEDSPRTKIDNKFERAQQEILFLIFNNNISDWLNQKYNWVFPNTDYQIIYELFSQYYHKNQGDIHFYEFLNELPPELSNIATSVNSLNRPVKTDEKEISELINVIKKEELETKIFRTKLKIEEYEKLGQKEKLNQSVKELIELIRLKQQEVS, encoded by the coding sequence TTGGCACAAAGGATTCCAACAGAAATAATTAACGATATTCAACAGCGTGCGAGCATCGTTGATGTTATTGGTCAATATGTCCAGCTGAAAAAACAAGGTGCTAATTACTTTGGTTTATGTCCGTTTCAAAACGAAAAAACTCCCTCCTTCTCGGTCAGTGAAGATAAAAAGATATTTCATTGTTTTTCATGCGGAAGAGGGGGCAGTGTATTCTCTTTTATGATGATGATTGACAATCTGAATTTTGTTGAAGCAGTCGCAAAAGTAGCCCAAATCAGTGGAATTCCTTTTGATTCCTACCGATATCAGACTCATTCTTCCAAAGAAAGAATTAATGAACCAGTTACCAAAGTTCTGAGCTTCGCTCGTGATTTTTATCATCACATTTTAGAACATACTGAACTCGGTCGACCAGCGCTTGATTATTTAGAGCAAAGACAAATTGAAAAAGAAACGATTGAACACTTTCGATTAGGATATGCACCCGACAATAATCTTTTAGCTGAATCGTTACAACAAAATAACGATTTTAATACCCAAAGTATCTTAGAGAGCAACATAGTTTCAGGTACTGATTCAGACTTGTATGATTATTTTAAAGATCGTCTGATGATTCCAATTACAGATGATTCGGGAAACATAGTTGGGTTTGGTGGTCGTGCTTTACATCAGCAAGATATAAAAGAGCCTCGTTATCTTAACAGTAAACAAAGCGATGTCTTTAACAAAGGAAATTTACTCTTCAACCTCTCAGCTGCTAAACAAGAAATCTCATTAGTTCATGAAGTTATCCTTTTGGAGGGATATTTTGATGTAATTAGTGCTTGGCAGGCTGGGGTTAAAAATATTGTTGCGTCAATGGGAACCAGTTTTACCAAACATCAGCTTGGTTTATTAAATAAAGTTGCCAATCGAGTAGTATTAGTTTATGACGGCGATGACGCTGGTAAAGCTGCAATTGATAAAGCAATTGACAATTTGAATAATCAACACAATTTGGAAGTTTTGGTGGCGCCAATTCCTGGCGGACTAGATCCTGATGAATACATCAAAAAATACGGCTCTGATAGTTTTAAAAAACTAGTCAATAAAGATCGCGTTTCTAAATATCGATTTCGACTAGATTACTATCAAGAAGGTATTGATCTGAAAAACGAACAAGAATTGTTAAAATTTATTGATCGAATTTTAAACAAATTCGTTGATTTAAAAGATGACCTTGTTCAAAAAGAATTGTATTTAAAGGAACTGGCGCAAATTAGTGGAATAAGTCTGTTAAATTTGCAAAATCAATTTAATCAACATGTTGTTAAAAAACAAGGTAAGACTCGAATCATTAGGTCGCTTGAGGATTCGCCTAGAACTAAAATAGACAATAAATTTGAAAGAGCCCAACAAGAAATATTATTTTTGATATTTAACAATAATATTTCTGATTGGCTCAATCAAAAATACAATTGGGTTTTTCCAAACACCGATTACCAAATTATTTATGAATTATTTTCCCAATATTATCATAAAAACCAGGGGGATATTCATTTTTATGAGTTTCTAAACGAATTACCGCCTGAATTATCCAACATAGCAACCTCAGTAAATTCGCTCAATCGTCCGGTCAAAACTGATGAAAAGGAAATTTCAGAATTAATTAACGTTATCAAAAAAGAAGAGCTCGAAACCAAAATATTCCGAACCAAACTGAAAATTGAAGAATATGAAAAGTTAGGCCAGAAAGAAAAATTGAACCAAAGTGTTAAAGAGTTAATCGAATTAATTCGCTTAAAACAGCAGGAGGTATCTTAA
- a CDS encoding tRNA (adenine(22)-N(1))-methyltransferase has product MIKIDQRLKTIAELVKNDQAVVADIGTDHAYLPIYLIQSGRARYVYATDIGAGPLFNAQKDIAHHGLQTKIETRLGPGLVPIKKEDSIDTIVIAGMGGKLMAEIMEDANDLTQQVNYIFAPHASEIHLRKWLNSHNFMITDEKIIKEQGKIYEIIAAHKGPKPPAYDAADLLMGPLLRHEKNEIFQEKWTKELQKRLFIQSQQKESRQPVFSADLAQEIKLIEENL; this is encoded by the coding sequence GTGATAAAAATTGATCAAAGATTAAAAACAATTGCTGAACTGGTTAAAAATGACCAAGCTGTTGTTGCTGATATCGGGACCGACCATGCTTATTTGCCGATCTATTTGATTCAAAGTGGGAGGGCTCGCTATGTCTATGCAACAGACATCGGCGCTGGCCCTCTTTTTAATGCTCAAAAAGACATCGCACACCATGGTTTACAAACCAAAATCGAAACTCGGTTAGGTCCTGGACTCGTTCCAATCAAAAAAGAGGATTCAATTGATACCATCGTTATTGCTGGAATGGGAGGAAAATTGATGGCTGAAATTATGGAAGACGCTAATGATTTAACCCAACAAGTCAATTATATTTTTGCGCCTCATGCTAGTGAAATTCATTTACGAAAATGGCTTAACAGTCACAATTTTATGATTACTGATGAGAAAATTATTAAAGAACAAGGCAAAATTTATGAAATAATTGCTGCCCACAAGGGCCCTAAGCCACCTGCTTACGATGCTGCCGATCTTCTGATGGGACCCTTGCTAAGACATGAAAAAAATGAAATTTTTCAAGAAAAATGGACAAAAGAACTCCAGAAGAGACTATTTATCCAAAGTCAGCAAAAAGAATCTCGTCAGCCCGTTTTTTCTGCTGATTTGGCACAAGAAATTAAATTGATCGAGGAAAATTTATGA
- a CDS encoding 2-hydroxymuconate tautomerase, with the protein MPLVHIDFIEGRSEDQLRKLVKDITEVIGKDLNAPAEHVHIVLNELPASRLADAGKLRSDED; encoded by the coding sequence ATGCCCTTAGTTCATATTGATTTTATTGAAGGTAGATCTGAAGATCAATTGCGTAAGTTAGTAAAAGACATTACTGAGGTAATCGGCAAAGATCTTAACGCACCTGCTGAGCATGTTCATATTGTTTTAAATGAATTACCAGCAAGCCGTTTAGCAGATGCTGGCAAGTTGAGAAGCGACGAGGATTAA
- the glyS gene encoding glycine--tRNA ligase subunit beta produces MNHNYLIEIGLEEMPANVINDSIEQFKNKTADFLKSNKINYSKIKDFSTPRRLALLVENIAEKQEDLKVEAKGPASKIAKDDAGNWSKAALGFAHKNQVSPDELTTTTIKGTEYLFVKKNVPGKKTVEILPRIKEVIESLTFKTRMRWANNSFEYIRPFHWFVSLFDNEVVPFSILGIEASRTTRGHRFLGSEIELSKAEDYERALKEQYVIADQKKREATILDQIQTLSSENHFDVQVDHSLLDEVVNIVEYPTALMGSFAEKYLEIPDAVLITSMKDNQRYFYVTNANGKLLPKFVAVRNGTKDHLENVIKGNEKVLTARLEDALFFYREDQQLSIEECVERLKHVNFHDELGNIYDKMRRSKKIALLLADHLQISSKQRDNLAQVGDIYDFDLVTQMVGEFAELQGVMGEIYAKLKGIDEEAAGAIFEHYLPISAHGPLPETVVGSILAVADKLDTLLSFFSIGKIPSGSNDPYALRRQTIGIVRIMSHNHWDISLTDLFKELIEGEGYLIDPAGLKNHYSDIDHFIRDRIDQQLSEQKVSHDLSETVRAINDLNPTEIETAAQVLNRHRQDELFVSLIQNLSRVQRLFKKENPADYEGKNVNSQLFENDFEKQLHEEVVEISADWQKNHDLDKLYEKFEQLTPTIIKYFNATMINVDDQKLRENRYIQMTQLLNLIKNFGDLTQIVI; encoded by the coding sequence ATGAATCATAATTACTTAATTGAAATCGGTCTTGAAGAGATGCCAGCTAATGTTATTAACGATTCGATTGAACAATTTAAAAACAAAACAGCTGATTTTCTTAAAAGTAACAAAATTAATTACAGTAAAATTAAAGATTTTTCGACCCCACGTCGGTTAGCTCTTTTAGTTGAAAATATTGCTGAAAAACAAGAAGATTTAAAGGTCGAAGCTAAAGGACCAGCTTCAAAAATCGCCAAAGATGATGCTGGTAATTGGAGTAAGGCGGCACTTGGTTTTGCTCACAAAAATCAAGTTTCACCAGATGAGTTGACAACAACTACAATTAAAGGAACCGAATATCTTTTTGTAAAAAAGAACGTTCCAGGGAAAAAAACTGTCGAAATTTTACCCAGAATCAAGGAAGTTATTGAGTCTTTGACTTTTAAGACCCGGATGCGCTGGGCAAACAATTCTTTTGAATATATTCGCCCATTTCATTGGTTTGTTTCTCTATTTGACAATGAAGTTGTGCCATTTTCTATTTTAGGAATAGAAGCTAGCAGAACAACTCGGGGACATCGATTTTTAGGATCGGAAATTGAACTTAGTAAAGCAGAAGATTACGAGAGAGCTCTTAAAGAACAATACGTAATTGCTGATCAAAAGAAGCGGGAAGCAACGATTCTCGATCAAATTCAAACATTATCTAGTGAAAATCATTTCGACGTTCAAGTTGATCATTCTTTATTGGATGAAGTTGTAAATATCGTTGAATATCCAACGGCTTTAATGGGTAGTTTTGCAGAAAAATATTTGGAAATTCCTGATGCTGTATTGATTACTTCGATGAAAGATAATCAAAGGTATTTCTATGTAACTAATGCTAATGGCAAATTGCTGCCAAAATTTGTTGCAGTCCGCAACGGAACTAAAGATCATCTTGAAAACGTCATTAAAGGCAATGAGAAAGTTTTAACCGCTCGTTTAGAAGATGCTTTATTCTTTTACCGAGAAGACCAGCAGCTTTCAATCGAAGAATGTGTTGAACGCTTAAAACATGTGAACTTCCACGATGAACTGGGAAATATTTACGATAAAATGAGACGCAGTAAAAAAATTGCGCTTCTTTTAGCTGATCATTTACAAATTTCTTCTAAACAACGGGATAACTTGGCTCAAGTTGGAGATATTTACGATTTTGATCTTGTCACTCAAATGGTTGGCGAATTTGCCGAACTTCAAGGAGTGATGGGGGAAATTTATGCCAAGCTCAAAGGAATCGATGAAGAGGCAGCAGGAGCAATTTTTGAGCATTATCTTCCAATTTCTGCTCATGGTCCCTTGCCGGAAACTGTTGTCGGCTCTATTCTAGCTGTAGCTGATAAGCTTGATACACTGCTTTCATTTTTCAGTATTGGAAAAATTCCTAGCGGATCAAATGATCCATACGCTCTAAGAAGACAGACAATAGGAATTGTGAGAATTATGAGCCATAATCATTGGGACATTTCGTTGACTGATTTGTTTAAAGAATTAATTGAAGGTGAAGGATATCTAATAGATCCTGCTGGGTTAAAAAATCATTACTCAGACATCGATCATTTCATTAGAGATCGCATTGATCAACAGTTAAGTGAACAGAAAGTGTCACATGATCTAAGTGAGACGGTTCGGGCAATTAATGATCTAAATCCAACTGAAATTGAAACAGCTGCACAAGTTTTAAATCGTCATCGTCAAGATGAATTATTTGTTTCACTCATCCAAAATTTATCACGAGTGCAAAGACTTTTCAAAAAAGAAAATCCTGCAGATTACGAGGGTAAAAACGTCAACTCTCAGTTATTTGAAAATGATTTTGAAAAACAACTTCATGAAGAAGTTGTCGAAATCTCAGCTGATTGGCAAAAAAATCATGATTTAGACAAATTGTACGAGAAATTCGAGCAACTGACTCCTACAATTATTAAATACTTCAACGCAACAATGATTAATGTTGATGATCAAAAATTGCGAGAAAATCGCTATATCCAGATGACTCAGCTCCTTAACTTGATCAAGAATTTTGGCGACTTAACTCAAATTGTTATTTAA
- the pepT gene encoding peptidase T, with translation MKYQKLKDRFLNYVKINTRSDESSKTIPSTASQRDFLLDLADELKEIGLSEVSYNPKNSYLTATLNSNIEQKVPVVGLISHVDTADFNSENINPQIIENYDGKSPIPLANSGFVLDPKDSPNLKNYAGDTLITTDGTTLLGADDKAGVSEIVCAMEYLIDHPEISHGKVRIAFGPDEEIGVGADKFDVAEFGADFAYTVDGGPLGELEWETFNAASLAIKVQGYNIHPSIAYGKMINALQVAIDFHNSLPQDEFPENTKDREGFFHLTSLEGAVDEAKMSYIIRDFERSGLEERKNLVTKIVKRLNQKYGENCVQAQMHDQYYNMAEVMKDHMEVVELAEKAMTDLGITPIISPVRGGTDGSKISLMGLPTPNLFAGGENMHGRYEYVSLQTMEQATDVLLQIIKLNAEKEDQKCP, from the coding sequence ATGAAATATCAAAAACTTAAAGATCGTTTTTTAAATTACGTCAAAATCAATACTCGCTCGGATGAATCGAGTAAAACAATTCCTTCGACTGCAAGCCAGCGAGATTTTTTGTTAGATTTAGCCGATGAGTTAAAAGAAATTGGACTATCTGAAGTTTCGTATAATCCCAAAAATTCTTATCTAACTGCTACGCTTAATAGCAACATCGAACAAAAAGTGCCTGTTGTAGGCTTAATAAGTCATGTCGATACTGCCGATTTTAATTCTGAAAATATTAATCCTCAAATAATTGAAAATTACGATGGCAAAAGTCCAATTCCGTTAGCCAATAGCGGATTCGTCCTTGATCCAAAAGATTCACCGAATTTAAAAAATTATGCTGGAGATACATTGATCACAACGGACGGAACAACTTTGTTGGGTGCTGATGACAAGGCGGGAGTGAGCGAAATTGTTTGTGCGATGGAGTACTTGATCGATCATCCTGAAATTTCACATGGTAAGGTCCGAATTGCTTTTGGTCCGGACGAAGAAATTGGGGTCGGGGCTGATAAGTTTGATGTCGCTGAATTTGGTGCTGACTTTGCCTATACCGTCGATGGGGGACCGCTTGGAGAGTTAGAATGGGAAACTTTCAACGCAGCAAGTCTGGCAATTAAAGTTCAAGGCTATAATATTCATCCAAGCATTGCCTACGGAAAAATGATTAATGCGCTACAAGTCGCAATTGATTTTCATAACTCGCTTCCACAAGACGAATTTCCAGAAAATACCAAAGATCGCGAAGGATTTTTTCATTTGACATCTTTAGAAGGAGCAGTTGATGAAGCGAAAATGTCTTATATTATTCGAGACTTTGAGCGTAGCGGTCTAGAAGAACGCAAAAATCTAGTTACTAAAATTGTTAAACGCTTAAATCAAAAATACGGCGAAAATTGCGTGCAAGCACAAATGCACGATCAGTATTATAATATGGCAGAGGTGATGAAAGACCACATGGAAGTGGTTGAACTTGCCGAAAAAGCGATGACTGATCTTGGGATTACTCCAATTATTTCGCCAGTCCGTGGCGGAACGGATGGTTCAAAGATCTCGTTGATGGGACTACCAACCCCTAACTTGTTTGCGGGTGGGGAAAACATGCACGGTCGCTATGAGTATGTATCACTGCAAACAATGGAGCAGGCAACCGACGTTTTGCTCCAAATTATTAAGTTAAATGCAGAAAAGGAGGACCAAAAATGCCCTTAG
- a CDS encoding tRNA1(Val) (adenine(37)-N6)-methyltransferase yields the protein MNLKENERIDYIFDQKMPIIQSSEVFSFSLDAVILAYYTRISPRTKVVVDLCAGNGAVATFLTRKTKAKIFEIEIQDKLADMARRTAILNQATEQIKILNIDLKDSLKYLEHDSVDVLCCNPPYFKVSAESIQNPNQTLAIARHELKTNLTEILFTCKRLLKSGGRAFFIHRPERLTELLSEFAHYDLGINQLKFIHSFRQTNANMVFIEAIKGKSSAGIKVAPPLYIYEGKNLYTKEFAKIIHG from the coding sequence ATGAATTTAAAAGAAAATGAAAGGATCGATTATATTTTCGATCAAAAAATGCCAATCATCCAAAGTTCAGAAGTTTTTTCCTTTTCGTTGGATGCAGTAATCCTGGCATATTATACTAGGATTTCGCCGCGGACAAAAGTGGTCGTTGATCTATGCGCCGGAAACGGAGCCGTTGCAACTTTTTTAACGCGCAAAACAAAAGCTAAGATTTTTGAAATTGAAATTCAAGACAAGCTGGCGGATATGGCTCGCCGAACTGCCATTTTAAACCAAGCAACGGAACAAATTAAAATTTTAAATATCGATTTAAAAGATTCGTTAAAATATTTGGAACATGATTCAGTTGACGTCCTTTGCTGCAATCCGCCGTATTTCAAAGTTTCTGCGGAATCGATTCAAAATCCCAACCAAACTCTAGCGATCGCCCGACACGAACTCAAAACTAATTTAACAGAAATTCTTTTTACTTGTAAACGCCTATTAAAAAGCGGTGGACGAGCTTTTTTCATTCATCGTCCCGAGCGATTAACTGAACTACTAAGCGAATTTGCTCATTATGATCTTGGAATTAACCAATTAAAATTCATTCATTCATTTCGCCAAACAAATGCTAATATGGTTTTCATTGAAGCAATTAAGGGTAAGAGTAGCGCTGGAATCAAA
- the glyQ gene encoding glycine--tRNA ligase subunit alpha — protein sequence MQEIILRLQTFWGKKGCLLMEAYDTEKGAGTMSPYTFLRAVGPESWNAAYVEPSRRPADGRYGENPNRLYQHHQFQVVMKPSPTDIQDYYIDSLRYLGIDPLEHDIRFVEDNWENPSMGCAGVGWEVWLDGMEITQFTYFQVVGSIPVDLVTSEISYGLERLASYIQNVNSVYDLEWGNGVKYRDIFFEPEAEHSKYSFEVSDEKMLFELFKMDEHEAYHLLDLGLVHPAYDYILKCSHTFNLLDARGVVSVTERAGYMAKIRRMAHRVAQVFIEEREKLGFPLKDDRLFKDKGDKVNES from the coding sequence ATGCAAGAGATAATTTTGAGGCTCCAAACATTTTGGGGTAAAAAAGGCTGTCTTTTAATGGAAGCCTATGATACAGAAAAAGGTGCGGGAACAATGAGTCCTTACACATTTTTGCGCGCAGTCGGTCCTGAATCTTGGAATGCGGCTTATGTTGAGCCTTCTAGAAGGCCTGCTGATGGTAGATATGGGGAAAATCCTAATCGATTGTACCAGCATCATCAATTTCAAGTTGTGATGAAACCATCTCCTACAGATATTCAAGACTACTACATTGATAGTTTGCGTTATTTAGGAATTGATCCCCTTGAACATGATATCCGTTTTGTTGAAGATAATTGGGAAAATCCTTCAATGGGTTGTGCAGGTGTTGGTTGGGAAGTATGGCTAGATGGCATGGAGATTACACAATTTACATATTTCCAAGTAGTTGGTTCAATTCCTGTTGATCTAGTGACCAGCGAAATTTCTTACGGTCTTGAACGTCTTGCTTCTTACATTCAAAACGTTAATTCTGTTTATGATCTTGAATGGGGTAATGGTGTTAAATACCGTGATATTTTCTTTGAACCAGAGGCTGAACACTCTAAATACTCTTTTGAAGTTAGTGATGAAAAAATGTTATTTGAACTTTTTAAAATGGATGAGCATGAAGCATATCATCTACTTGATTTAGGTCTAGTTCATCCAGCTTACGATTACATTTTAAAGTGTTCACACACGTTTAACTTGCTTGACGCTCGCGGTGTCGTATCTGTCACCGAACGTGCTGGCTACATGGCAAAAATTCGCCGGATGGCTCATCGAGTTGCGCAAGTCTTCATTGAAGAACGAGAAAAACTTGGTTTCCCATTGAAAGATGATCGCTTATTCAAAGATAAAGGGGACAAAGTTAATGAATCATAA
- a CDS encoding Nif3-like dinuclear metal center hexameric protein, translated as MKNDLLESVMEFLENLYPLSDAMTWDHVGLQIGDPKQKVQKIITTLDVTPNLVDYAIKNNFDTIVSHHPLLFHPIQVLDLSDARNQMYQKIINHQINVYSMHTNFDVGKNGMNDWLAELIGLKNIEGICPVKTTSGTLLMGRMGDTTLEIEAIIEIFKHELGLKMIKLLDNGKSFKKIGILGGAGAEFIEPAFKSGVDLFITGDVKYHDFLDAQIANYAVLDVGHVAEKIFARQMANLLQENFDFTIEANTLDEMEIPGLENK; from the coding sequence ATGAAAAATGACTTATTAGAATCGGTGATGGAATTTTTAGAAAATTTATATCCCTTATCTGATGCAATGACTTGGGATCACGTCGGTTTACAGATCGGAGACCCTAAACAAAAAGTCCAAAAAATCATCACAACGCTTGATGTAACCCCTAATCTAGTTGATTATGCGATCAAAAATAATTTTGACACAATTGTTAGTCATCATCCACTTTTATTTCACCCGATCCAAGTTCTCGATTTAAGTGATGCGCGCAATCAGATGTATCAAAAAATTATTAATCATCAAATCAACGTGTACAGCATGCATACTAATTTTGACGTCGGCAAAAACGGAATGAACGACTGGCTCGCAGAATTAATCGGGCTAAAAAACATTGAGGGAATCTGTCCCGTTAAAACCACCAGCGGGACACTTTTGATGGGCAGAATGGGAGACACAACGCTTGAAATTGAAGCAATAATTGAGATTTTCAAACATGAATTAGGTCTTAAAATGATCAAGCTGCTGGATAACGGAAAAAGTTTTAAAAAAATCGGCATTCTAGGGGGTGCCGGAGCTGAATTTATCGAGCCAGCATTTAAAAGCGGCGTCGATCTTTTTATTACGGGGGACGTCAAGTACCACGATTTCCTTGATGCTCAAATTGCTAATTACGCAGTTCTTGATGTCGGGCACGTGGCAGAAAAAATCTTCGCGCGACAGATGGCAAACTTACTTCAAGAAAATTTTGATTTTACCATCGAAGCTAATACCTTAGATGAAATGGAAATTCCTGGATTGGAGAATAAATGA
- a CDS encoding lysophospholipid acyltransferase family protein, with translation MFYKFMSYVIKFLIWILNGNVDVQNKEVLKDKTYIFVGPHRTWWDPIFTAYAVWPLRLSFMTKKELFDNFFIRFILVHVNAFPVDRKNPKPSVIKVPVKNLKSGQLSLLMYPSGTRYSESMKGGVALIDKMTKSEIIPVVYQGPVTFKGLLKRQRITIRFGEALDVDYSIKDFKEFSADLDQKMQKSFAEIDQKIDPNFKYIPNEDKLELEKKKGHI, from the coding sequence ATGTTTTATAAATTCATGAGCTATGTGATCAAGTTTTTAATCTGGATCCTTAACGGCAATGTCGATGTGCAAAATAAGGAAGTTCTTAAAGATAAAACTTATATTTTTGTGGGACCACACCGAACTTGGTGGGATCCGATTTTCACCGCCTATGCCGTTTGGCCACTGCGATTATCTTTTATGACCAAGAAAGAACTTTTTGATAATTTTTTCATTCGATTTATTCTTGTCCATGTCAATGCTTTTCCAGTTGACCGAAAAAATCCCAAACCTTCAGTTATCAAGGTTCCGGTCAAGAATTTAAAATCAGGTCAGCTTTCGCTTTTAATGTATCCATCCGGCACCAGATATTCTGAATCGATGAAAGGCGGCGTCGCTTTAATCGATAAAATGACAAAATCTGAAATTATTCCCGTTGTTTATCAAGGACCAGTCACATTTAAGGGTCTCCTTAAAAGACAACGAATAACGATTCGTTTTGGTGAAGCTTTGGACGTTGATTATTCAATTAAAGATTTTAAAGAGTTCAGCGCTGATCTTGATCAGAAAATGCAAAAAAGTTTTGCAGAGATTGATCAAAAAATTGATCCTAATTTCAAATATATTCCAAACGAGGATAAGTTAGAGCTAGAAAAGAAAAAAGGTCATATTTAG